A genomic window from Sanguibacter antarcticus includes:
- a CDS encoding Gfo/Idh/MocA family protein — MMRFGILGAAGIAPAALLRPARRRSDVDVVAVASRRPQAAHELAARHGIAVVHADYDALLADPLVDAVYIALPPSEHARWSIRALEAGKHVLCEKPAATSATEATAMVEAAVRSGRRLIEAFHDRYHPATTLMVDMVASGRLGTITQIDGALVAPIPFDAHSIRHDPTLGGGALMDLGCYPVHWLRSLTGAEPTVLTASATLNPLGADETIDATLAFPSGATGRVSASMTVDTFAGRLVVTGERGTATLTNPLHPHLGHSVHITSVTGADHAFTVAGDETYDYQLEAFVTAVRDDAPSLTEGDDIVANMRAIDAIYATAGIGDRGPHTHTKGPDS, encoded by the coding sequence ATGATGAGGTTCGGGATCCTGGGCGCAGCGGGCATCGCACCAGCGGCGCTCCTCAGGCCCGCCAGGCGGCGCTCCGACGTCGACGTCGTGGCCGTCGCGTCCCGGCGACCCCAGGCTGCTCACGAGCTCGCTGCTCGTCACGGGATCGCTGTCGTGCACGCCGACTATGACGCGCTGCTCGCCGACCCGCTCGTCGACGCCGTCTACATCGCGCTCCCGCCGTCGGAGCACGCACGCTGGTCGATCCGCGCGCTCGAGGCGGGAAAGCACGTGCTTTGCGAGAAGCCGGCGGCCACCAGCGCGACCGAGGCGACAGCGATGGTCGAGGCTGCCGTGCGCAGCGGCCGCCGGCTGATCGAAGCGTTCCACGACCGCTACCACCCCGCTACGACGCTCATGGTCGACATGGTCGCCTCGGGCAGGCTCGGGACGATCACACAGATCGACGGCGCCCTCGTCGCACCGATTCCCTTCGACGCGCACTCGATCCGCCACGACCCGACGCTCGGGGGAGGCGCTCTCATGGACCTGGGGTGCTACCCCGTGCACTGGCTGAGGTCGCTCACCGGCGCCGAGCCGACGGTCCTCACAGCCAGCGCCACCCTCAACCCGCTCGGCGCCGACGAGACCATCGACGCGACCCTGGCCTTCCCGAGCGGTGCGACCGGGCGGGTCTCCGCCAGCATGACGGTCGACACGTTCGCCGGGAGGCTGGTCGTCACGGGGGAGCGCGGCACCGCGACCCTGACGAACCCGCTGCACCCCCACCTCGGGCACAGCGTGCACATCACGTCCGTGACGGGTGCAGACCACGCGTTCACCGTCGCAGGGGACGAGACCTACGACTACCAGCTCGAGGCGTTCGTCACCGCGGTGCGCGACGACGCACCCAGCCTGACCGAGGGCGACGACATCGTCGCGAACATGCGAGCCATCGACGCGATCTATGCCACGGCAGGCATCGGCGACCGCGGCCCGCACACCCACACGAAGGGTCCAGACTCATGA
- a CDS encoding right-handed parallel beta-helix repeat-containing protein: MNEIHVATSGSDTSRGSQTDPFRTIDHAAQVARPGDTVTVHAGVYREWVVPRRGGLSDQRRITYQAAAGEHVTIKGSERITGWTRAGATVWSVRLPNTMFGDWNPYALEIDGDWMVHPTPDALKKHLGDVYLDGKSFYEVSELDQLSNPPVRTRATDDWTGAQDVVRDPEQTRYVWHAQVGEDETTIWATFHDADPNVELVEINVRRSVFYPTEHHLDYITVRGFELAHAACPWAPPTADQPGLVGPGWAKGWIIEDNVIHDAKCSAVSLGKEASTGHNLATERGDKPGYQYQLETVFSARQIGWDAEHIGSHTVRRNTIFDCGQNGIVGHLGAVFSTIEDNHIYNIATKREFYGYEIAGIKLHAAIDVTIRHNRIHDCTLGTWLDWQTQGTRIARNLFYANSRDLFIEVSHGPYLVDHNIFGSRASLEIFSQGGAFVNNLVCGTVSLEPVVDRPTPYHVPHSTEVAGYAAVLGGDDHHIGNIFLADDADQAYGPTRRPGQVATYGTAGYDGHPASIAEYVARTGDPTLGDHERFATVRQPVYVRANTYAPGATPYDGEDDALVLTSTTHVTLVDEGDHVVLDARLPEKFDSLRVPLVTGHDLERVRFVDADFEERDGTPVRADTDLLGTVKVHGQDYATGPIGALAAGASRTRVW; encoded by the coding sequence ATGAACGAGATCCACGTCGCGACCAGCGGCTCCGACACCTCCCGAGGTTCACAGACCGACCCCTTCCGCACCATCGACCACGCAGCCCAGGTCGCCCGACCCGGCGACACCGTCACCGTCCACGCGGGCGTGTACCGGGAGTGGGTGGTGCCCCGACGTGGAGGCCTCTCCGACCAGCGCCGGATCACCTACCAGGCTGCCGCAGGAGAGCACGTCACCATCAAGGGATCAGAACGGATCACCGGATGGACCCGTGCAGGGGCGACGGTCTGGTCGGTGCGCCTGCCGAACACGATGTTCGGGGACTGGAACCCCTACGCCCTCGAGATCGACGGCGACTGGATGGTCCACCCCACCCCGGACGCCCTGAAGAAGCACCTGGGTGACGTCTACCTCGACGGGAAGAGCTTCTACGAGGTGAGCGAGCTCGACCAGCTCTCGAACCCGCCGGTGCGCACACGCGCGACCGACGACTGGACCGGCGCCCAGGACGTCGTGCGCGACCCCGAGCAGACCCGGTACGTCTGGCACGCACAGGTCGGCGAGGACGAGACCACGATCTGGGCCACCTTCCACGACGCGGACCCCAACGTCGAGCTCGTCGAGATCAACGTCCGCCGGTCCGTCTTCTACCCGACCGAGCACCACCTGGACTACATCACCGTCCGAGGGTTCGAGCTGGCCCACGCCGCGTGCCCCTGGGCGCCTCCGACAGCCGACCAGCCGGGCCTCGTCGGTCCAGGGTGGGCCAAGGGCTGGATCATCGAAGACAACGTCATCCACGACGCCAAGTGCTCGGCAGTCTCCCTGGGCAAGGAAGCCTCCACAGGCCACAACCTCGCCACCGAGCGCGGAGACAAGCCCGGCTACCAGTACCAGCTGGAGACAGTGTTCTCCGCCCGTCAGATCGGCTGGGACGCTGAGCACATCGGCTCCCACACGGTGCGCCGCAACACCATCTTCGACTGCGGCCAGAACGGGATCGTCGGGCACCTCGGCGCCGTCTTCTCGACCATCGAGGACAACCACATCTACAACATCGCGACCAAGCGCGAGTTCTACGGCTATGAGATCGCCGGCATCAAGCTGCACGCAGCCATCGACGTCACCATCCGGCACAACCGCATCCACGACTGCACCCTCGGCACGTGGCTCGACTGGCAGACCCAAGGCACCCGCATCGCACGCAACCTCTTCTACGCCAACAGCCGTGACCTGTTCATCGAGGTCAGCCACGGCCCCTACCTCGTCGACCACAACATCTTCGGATCTCGGGCGTCGCTCGAGATCTTCAGCCAGGGCGGCGCGTTCGTCAACAACCTCGTCTGCGGCACCGTGTCCCTCGAACCGGTGGTCGACCGCCCCACCCCGTACCACGTCCCCCACAGCACAGAGGTCGCCGGCTACGCAGCCGTCCTCGGCGGGGACGACCACCACATCGGCAACATCTTCCTCGCCGACGACGCCGACCAGGCCTACGGCCCGACCCGACGCCCCGGCCAGGTCGCCACCTACGGCACCGCAGGCTACGACGGTCACCCCGCCTCGATCGCCGAGTACGTCGCACGCACAGGCGACCCGACACTCGGCGACCACGAACGCTTCGCCACCGTGAGACAACCCGTCTACGTCCGTGCAAACACCTACGCCCCCGGCGCGACCCCCTACGACGGCGAAGACGACGCACTCGTCCTGACGTCGACCACCCACGTGACCCTCGTCGACGAAGGCGACCACGTCGTCCTCGACGCCCGGCTGCCCGAGAAGTTCGACTCGCTCCGCGTCCCCCTCGTCACCGGCCACGACCTCGAACGGGTGCGGTTCGTCGACGCAGACTTCGAGGAGCGCGACGGGACACCTGTACGCGCTGACACGGACCTCCTGGGCACGGTCAAGGTCCACGGCCAGGACTACGCCACAGGACCGATCGGAGCGCTCGCAGCGGGTGCCTCCCGGACGCGCGTCTGGTGA
- a CDS encoding methyl-accepting chemotaxis protein, which yields MSWSLTRLSRIVFTGLLVVVGGADAYVVVAANHASTALQDFRDDTSVLQTAASHMRADFYAYDGANNMYILTASTGGAEGKALSEITYAQAVEWSDALTSEAVAVTDLVAGTDLEPVIADLLVAVDAYDTLFDQGYDLLQAGDLEGAAHMETVENVEESDAIGAQIDAVQAAVDERSATVLADLDRTNTLLRNVAVAALVVSVAVIAAIMLAFNKAVLSPVRLLKSQIEVIGGDLTKRVTVVRRDEVGSLAESFNALIASTHGAVETITRSSAALATASTGLTESSRSIETFSGNSSTQAENASASAQQVSLSIQSAAAGAEEMGASIREIAQNASEAARIAGRAVSVAEATSTQVARLGVSSDEIGAVVKAITSIAEQTNLLALNATIEAARAGEAGKGFAVVAGEVKELAQETARATEDIAGRVASIRSDTSDAMVAIAEIAEIVRSIDDYQGVIAAAVEEQTAVTNEMARSVSEAAKGSTEIADRIASVAQSAHGVSQSAKDTRAASDGLAGLSDDLSRVVAIYTV from the coding sequence GTGTCCTGGAGCCTCACCCGCCTGAGCCGAATCGTCTTCACCGGACTCCTCGTGGTCGTCGGTGGTGCCGACGCGTACGTCGTCGTCGCCGCGAACCACGCGTCCACCGCGCTCCAGGACTTCCGGGACGATACGTCCGTGCTGCAGACCGCCGCGTCGCACATGCGTGCGGACTTCTACGCGTACGACGGCGCGAACAACATGTATATCCTCACGGCGAGCACGGGCGGGGCCGAGGGCAAGGCGCTCTCGGAGATCACGTACGCCCAGGCTGTCGAGTGGTCCGACGCGCTCACGAGCGAAGCGGTCGCGGTCACCGACCTCGTGGCGGGCACGGACCTGGAGCCGGTCATCGCGGATCTTCTCGTCGCGGTCGACGCGTACGACACCCTCTTCGACCAGGGGTACGACCTGCTGCAGGCAGGCGACCTCGAGGGGGCCGCGCACATGGAGACGGTCGAGAACGTCGAGGAGTCTGATGCGATCGGCGCGCAGATCGACGCCGTGCAGGCTGCTGTCGACGAGCGCAGCGCCACCGTCCTGGCTGACCTCGACCGCACCAACACCCTGCTGCGCAACGTCGCGGTCGCCGCGCTCGTCGTGTCGGTCGCTGTGATCGCCGCGATCATGCTCGCCTTCAACAAGGCGGTGCTCTCGCCTGTCCGCCTGCTGAAGTCGCAGATCGAGGTGATCGGTGGGGACCTGACCAAGCGCGTGACCGTCGTGCGTCGTGACGAGGTCGGTTCCCTCGCTGAGTCGTTCAATGCCTTGATCGCGTCGACCCACGGCGCTGTGGAGACGATCACTCGGAGCTCCGCCGCGCTCGCTACCGCCTCGACCGGGCTCACCGAGTCCTCCCGGTCGATCGAGACGTTCTCAGGGAACTCCTCCACGCAGGCAGAGAATGCCTCGGCCTCGGCCCAGCAGGTCTCCTTGAGCATCCAGTCGGCTGCGGCCGGGGCTGAGGAGATGGGTGCCTCGATCCGCGAGATCGCCCAGAACGCGTCCGAGGCCGCACGGATCGCTGGCCGGGCGGTCTCGGTCGCTGAGGCCACCAGCACCCAGGTCGCCAGGCTCGGGGTGTCGAGCGACGAGATCGGCGCCGTCGTCAAGGCGATCACCTCGATCGCCGAGCAGACGAACCTCCTCGCGCTCAACGCGACCATCGAGGCAGCCCGCGCGGGCGAGGCCGGCAAGGGATTCGCCGTCGTCGCCGGAGAGGTCAAGGAGCTGGCACAAGAGACAGCACGCGCGACGGAGGACATCGCCGGTCGTGTCGCATCGATCCGTTCCGACACGAGCGACGCCATGGTCGCGATCGCTGAGATCGCCGAGATCGTCCGGTCCATCGACGACTACCAGGGCGTCATCGCCGCAGCCGTCGAAGAGCAGACGGCCGTGACGAACGAGATGGCACGCTCCGTCTCCGAGGCAGCCAAGGGCAGTACCGAGATCGCCGACCGGATCGCCTCCGTCGCGCAGTCGGCCCACGGTGTCTCGCAGTCCGCGAAGGACACCCGTGCGGCGTCGGACGGTCTGGCTGGCCTGAGCGACGACCTCAGCCGCGTGGTCGCGATCTACACCGTCTGA
- a CDS encoding 2TM domain-containing protein has translation MTDSFKPPYDDERREALKRIRARRALATQAVTYLVVNAFLVLVWWITGPGGYFWPIWVIGGWGIGLVLSAWKVLGSRPITEEDIERELRRGRPTS, from the coding sequence ATGACCGACTCGTTCAAGCCGCCCTACGACGACGAGCGCCGCGAGGCGCTCAAGCGCATCCGCGCGCGGCGCGCCCTCGCCACGCAGGCCGTCACCTACCTCGTCGTCAACGCGTTCCTCGTCCTCGTCTGGTGGATCACCGGCCCCGGCGGATACTTCTGGCCGATCTGGGTGATCGGCGGATGGGGCATCGGGCTCGTCCTCAGCGCCTGGAAGGTCCTCGGCAGCCGACCCATCACCGAGGAAGACATCGAGCGCGAGCTCCGGCGCGGACGCCCCACCAGCTGA
- a CDS encoding DUF2277 family protein, translating to MCRNITTLRGLEPPATPDEIHAAATQYVRKVTGVTKTTDTTRNASDTAVAAITAATAQALADLPDRRNPPSTVPPLRRDDVAARVAARQAAREEHERLHEQGVPHDH from the coding sequence ATGTGCCGCAACATCACCACCCTTCGCGGGCTCGAACCACCCGCAACGCCAGACGAGATCCACGCCGCCGCGACCCAGTACGTCCGCAAGGTCACCGGCGTCACCAAGACCACTGACACCACCCGCAACGCCTCCGACACCGCAGTCGCCGCCATCACCGCCGCGACCGCACAGGCGCTCGCAGACCTGCCCGACCGCCGGAACCCGCCGTCCACCGTGCCTCCGCTGCGCCGCGACGACGTCGCCGCCCGTGTTGCAGCGCGCCAGGCCGCTCGCGAGGAGCACGAGCGCCTCCACGAGCAGGGCGTGCCGCACGACCACTGA